The Salvelinus fontinalis isolate EN_2023a chromosome 9, ASM2944872v1, whole genome shotgun sequence genome has a window encoding:
- the ces3 gene encoding carboxylesterase 3 isoform X1, producing MMRTTLLSVYLTIVFLGASLCTTAETGPVVSLKNGKVRGEYMTVKGIEQRVQQYLGIPFARPPVGPLRLAAPQPAEPWEGERDGTRQPHMCIQDPVISQQIVNIMAIEYNLPDVSEDCLYLNVYTPKEAATVKRLPVFFWIHGGGLSMGAASQYDASPLAAYQNMVVVVIQYRLGILGFLSTGDEHAPGNWGFLDQIAALKWVQENIESFGGDPQSVTIAGESAGGISASILTLSPLAKGLFHRVIFQSGVATLGTYTSKEPLVIAKVVANLTECDCTTNEQLVKCIREKTEEDLVNATKKMKIVMGATVDGVFLKDLAEELLKSKAVEKIPVLLGVTNHEFGWILPSSFAPPGWSEGFNRQSAMSIMNVFYPAGASGLNNLIADEYFKDAKTPEDVRDGFTEMLGDLFMVLPVIKVAGYHRDAGAPVYMYEFQHRPEMHKETRPSFVKSDHADDIGFMFGSCFWNGHIKITGTVTEEEEKLCKTMMAYWANFARTGSPNGEELILWPLYDQKEEYMELGLKQVVAQSLKKDKVHFMTVLLPQKLHSLAAAASQGN from the exons ATGATGAGAACAACACTTCTTAGCGTGTACCTGACTATAGTATTTTTAGGTGCTTCGCTGTGCACAACAG CAGAGACTGGTCCAGTGGTCTCTCTGAAGAATGGCAAAGTTCGAGGCGAGTACATGACTGTGAAAGGCATAGAGCAGAGGGTGCAGCAGTATTTGGGGATACCCTTTGCCCGTCCACCAGTGGGTCCCCTGCGCCTGGCTGCCCCACAACCTGCAGAgccatgggagggagagagagatggcacaCGCCAGCCTCACAT gTGTATTCAGGATCCAGTTATTTCTCAGCAAATAGTAAATATAATGGCCATTGAATACAACCTGCCAGACGTGTCAGAGGATTGTCTTTATCTTAATGTATACACACCTAAAGAGGCAGCAACAGTCAAAAGACTACCG GTGTTCTTTTGGATTCATGGAGGTGGCTTGTCAATGGGTGCAGCATCTCAGTATGATGCATCACCACTAGCAGCCTATCAGAACATGGTCGTAGTTGTCATTCAATATCGTCTTGGAATTTTGGGATTCCTTAG CACTGGAGATGAGCATGCACCAGGCAACTGGGGTTTCCTAGACCAGATTGCAGCTCTGAAGTGGGTCCAGGAGAACATTGAGAGCTTTGGAGGGGACCCACAGTCAGTCACCATCGCAGGGGAATCTGCAGGAGGCATCAGTGCCTCCATACTG ACCCTGTCTCCATTAGCAAAAGGATTATTTCATCGAGTGATTTTCCAAAGTGGAGTGGCAACACTTGGAACTTACACTTCAAAAGAGCCTCTGGTCATAGCTAAG gtagtggctaaCCTGACAGAGTGTGACTGCACCACTAACGAGCAGCTTGTCAAGTGTATAAGAGAGAAAACTGAAGAAGATTTAGTGAACGCAACAAAAAAG ATGAAAATCGTTATGGGGGCGACCGTGGATGGAGTGTTTCTGAAAGACCTTGCAGAGGAGCTTTTAAAGAGCAAGGCGGTCGAAAAGATTCCTGTGCTGCTTGGAGTGACAAACCATGAGTTTGGATGGATCCTCCCCTCA TCCTTTGCTCCACCTGGATGGTCGGAGGGCTTTAACAGGCAATCAGCGATGTCGATAATGAACGTTTTCTATCCTGCTGGG GCCTCCGGACTTAACAATCTCATTGCAGATGAATATTTCAAGGATGCAAAAACTCCTGAAGATGTGCGTGATGGATTCACTGAAATGCTGGGAGATCTGTTCATGGTTCTCCCTGTTATTAAAGTCGCTGGATACCACAGAG ATGCAGGTGCACCTGTGTACATGTATGAGTTTCAACACCGCCCAGAGATGCACAAAGAGACCAGACCAAGCTTTGTAAAGTCTGACCATGCTGATGATATTGGGTTTATGTTTGGATCATGCTTCTGGAATGGACATATAAAGATAACAG GAACAGTCACTGAAGAGGAGGAGAAGCTGTGCAAGACAATGATGGCATATTGGGCCAATTTTGCTCGCACTGG CTCACCAAACGGGGAGGAGCTGATACTGTGGCCCCTGTATGACCAGAAAGAAGAGTACATGGAGTTGGGTTTGAAGCAGGTGGTTGCTCAGAGCCTAAAGAAGGACAAGGTACACTTCATGACTGTCCTCCTCCCTCAGAAGCTCCACAGCCTGGCAGCCGCAGCAAGTCAGGGAAACTGA
- the ces3 gene encoding carboxylesterase 3 isoform X2, which yields MMRTTLLSVYLTIVFLGASLCTTETGPVVSLKNGKVRGEYMTVKGIEQRVQQYLGIPFARPPVGPLRLAAPQPAEPWEGERDGTRQPHMCIQDPVISQQIVNIMAIEYNLPDVSEDCLYLNVYTPKEAATVKRLPVFFWIHGGGLSMGAASQYDASPLAAYQNMVVVVIQYRLGILGFLSTGDEHAPGNWGFLDQIAALKWVQENIESFGGDPQSVTIAGESAGGISASILTLSPLAKGLFHRVIFQSGVATLGTYTSKEPLVIAKVVANLTECDCTTNEQLVKCIREKTEEDLVNATKKMKIVMGATVDGVFLKDLAEELLKSKAVEKIPVLLGVTNHEFGWILPSSFAPPGWSEGFNRQSAMSIMNVFYPAGASGLNNLIADEYFKDAKTPEDVRDGFTEMLGDLFMVLPVIKVAGYHRDAGAPVYMYEFQHRPEMHKETRPSFVKSDHADDIGFMFGSCFWNGHIKITGTVTEEEEKLCKTMMAYWANFARTGSPNGEELILWPLYDQKEEYMELGLKQVVAQSLKKDKVHFMTVLLPQKLHSLAAAASQGN from the exons ATGATGAGAACAACACTTCTTAGCGTGTACCTGACTATAGTATTTTTAGGTGCTTCGCTGTGCACAACAG AGACTGGTCCAGTGGTCTCTCTGAAGAATGGCAAAGTTCGAGGCGAGTACATGACTGTGAAAGGCATAGAGCAGAGGGTGCAGCAGTATTTGGGGATACCCTTTGCCCGTCCACCAGTGGGTCCCCTGCGCCTGGCTGCCCCACAACCTGCAGAgccatgggagggagagagagatggcacaCGCCAGCCTCACAT gTGTATTCAGGATCCAGTTATTTCTCAGCAAATAGTAAATATAATGGCCATTGAATACAACCTGCCAGACGTGTCAGAGGATTGTCTTTATCTTAATGTATACACACCTAAAGAGGCAGCAACAGTCAAAAGACTACCG GTGTTCTTTTGGATTCATGGAGGTGGCTTGTCAATGGGTGCAGCATCTCAGTATGATGCATCACCACTAGCAGCCTATCAGAACATGGTCGTAGTTGTCATTCAATATCGTCTTGGAATTTTGGGATTCCTTAG CACTGGAGATGAGCATGCACCAGGCAACTGGGGTTTCCTAGACCAGATTGCAGCTCTGAAGTGGGTCCAGGAGAACATTGAGAGCTTTGGAGGGGACCCACAGTCAGTCACCATCGCAGGGGAATCTGCAGGAGGCATCAGTGCCTCCATACTG ACCCTGTCTCCATTAGCAAAAGGATTATTTCATCGAGTGATTTTCCAAAGTGGAGTGGCAACACTTGGAACTTACACTTCAAAAGAGCCTCTGGTCATAGCTAAG gtagtggctaaCCTGACAGAGTGTGACTGCACCACTAACGAGCAGCTTGTCAAGTGTATAAGAGAGAAAACTGAAGAAGATTTAGTGAACGCAACAAAAAAG ATGAAAATCGTTATGGGGGCGACCGTGGATGGAGTGTTTCTGAAAGACCTTGCAGAGGAGCTTTTAAAGAGCAAGGCGGTCGAAAAGATTCCTGTGCTGCTTGGAGTGACAAACCATGAGTTTGGATGGATCCTCCCCTCA TCCTTTGCTCCACCTGGATGGTCGGAGGGCTTTAACAGGCAATCAGCGATGTCGATAATGAACGTTTTCTATCCTGCTGGG GCCTCCGGACTTAACAATCTCATTGCAGATGAATATTTCAAGGATGCAAAAACTCCTGAAGATGTGCGTGATGGATTCACTGAAATGCTGGGAGATCTGTTCATGGTTCTCCCTGTTATTAAAGTCGCTGGATACCACAGAG ATGCAGGTGCACCTGTGTACATGTATGAGTTTCAACACCGCCCAGAGATGCACAAAGAGACCAGACCAAGCTTTGTAAAGTCTGACCATGCTGATGATATTGGGTTTATGTTTGGATCATGCTTCTGGAATGGACATATAAAGATAACAG GAACAGTCACTGAAGAGGAGGAGAAGCTGTGCAAGACAATGATGGCATATTGGGCCAATTTTGCTCGCACTGG CTCACCAAACGGGGAGGAGCTGATACTGTGGCCCCTGTATGACCAGAAAGAAGAGTACATGGAGTTGGGTTTGAAGCAGGTGGTTGCTCAGAGCCTAAAGAAGGACAAGGTACACTTCATGACTGTCCTCCTCCCTCAGAAGCTCCACAGCCTGGCAGCCGCAGCAAGTCAGGGAAACTGA